In Zygosaccharomyces rouxii strain CBS732 chromosome A complete sequence, the genomic window AATTATCATTTATTCTTTATACGGTCACACCGCTATTTTggctgaagctgaaaagaGAGGTGTTGAAGCCGCTGGTGGTAAAGCTGACATTTTCCAAGTCCCTGAAACTTTGTCCCCAGAAGTTGTCAAGGCTATGGGAGGTGCTCCAAAGCCAGACTACCCAATTGCCACTGCTGACACCTTGGTTAACTACAACGCCTTTTTGTTCGGTATCCCAACCAGATTTGGTAACTTCCCAGCTCAATGGAAAGCTTTCTGGGACCACACCGGTGGTCTATGGGTTAAAGGTGCTTTGCAAGGTAAGGTTGCAGGTGTCTTCATCTCTACCGGTACCGGTGGTGGTAACGAAATGACTGTTGTTAACTCCTTGTCAGTTTTGGCTCACCATGGTATCATCTACGTTCCATTGGGTTACGCTAATGCTTTCAAGGAATTGACTAACTTGGAAGAACCTCACGGTGGTTCCCCATGGGGTGCAGGTACTCTTGCCGCTGCTGATGGTTCCAGAAAGCCATCTGAGTTGGAATTGTCCATTCACGAAATCCAAGGTAAGACCTTCACTGAAACTGTCAGaaagttttgaatttggtgaCCTCCATTGACTCTATTTAGTAACAAGTCAGGTACTTCTTTTGctttttaaattttattATGTAGAGGAGGAATtttaagaaaaaaaaacggATTTATATTAGTCTTTAACCATCTCATTGATAGGCCTTGTACCTTGTAGGGCATGTTCCGATGCACACGATCTCATCTGCTCCAGTAGCGGCACACAGTTGTTAACAGAACGGGTATCCATGTTATCTCTAACGCATTTCTCGTAGTTTTGCATCAAGGATCCACATTTTTCCATTACCCTTTTCACACTAGGCACTTTATTTTGAATGCAGCTTGAAAGATCCTTCTGTCTAAAAGCACACTGTTGTAAATCATCACGGTTTGAAGACACACATTTATGATATTCCATAAATTCACGGGGGCAGTATCTAGCGACGTCTTCCATAATAAAC contains:
- a CDS encoding uncharacterized protein (highly similar to uniprot|Q12335 Saccharomyces cerevisiae YDR032C PST2 Protein of unknown function with similarity to members of a family of flavodoxin-like proteins; induced by oxidative stress in a Yap1p dependent manner; GFP-fusion protein localizes to the cytoplasm in a punctate pattern), which encodes MAPNVAIIIYSLYGHTAILAEAEKRGVEAAGGKADIFQVPETLSPEVVKAMGGAPKPDYPIATADTLVNYNAFLFGIPTRFGNFPAQWKAFWDHTGGLWVKGALQGKVAGVFISTGTGGGNEMTVVNSLSVLAHHGIIYVPLGYANAFKELTNLEEPHGGSPWGAGTLAAADGSRKPSELELSIHEIQGKTFTETVRKF
- the MIX14 gene encoding Mix14p (similar to uniprot|Q07789 Saccharomyces cerevisiae YDR031W Hypothetical ORF), with the protein product MSQLDQFIMEDVARYCPREFMEYHKCVSSNRDDLQQCAFRQKDLSSCIQNKVPSVKRVMEKCGSLMQNYEKCVRDNMDTRSVNNCVPLLEQMRSCASEHALQGTRPINEMVKD